The Sediminispirochaeta smaragdinae DSM 11293 genome has a segment encoding these proteins:
- a CDS encoding FAD-dependent oxidoreductase, translating to MTYLIVGGVAGGAATAARLRRNDEKAAIIIFERGDYISYANCGLPYYLGGTIKERESLFVETPESFKKTLDVDVRISSEVVDIDTETKTVGVKDLKSGREYRESYDALILSPGAEPLRPPIPGIDSERIFALRNVPDVDRLKGFVDANQPKRAVVVGAGFIGMEVAENLYDRGVNVTIVELANQVMAPLDFEMAAQVHDHLKMKGVELYLSDGVKEFADREGKLDITLNSGTSIVADMAVLSIGVRPETSLAKKAGLDTGKGILVNEYMETSAKGVYALGDAAEFREPLTGAPGITPLAGPAGKQARILADNLVYGKKKRYKGAIGTSVARIFDMTVASTGAAWKVLDREKIPAISVVTHGHSHAGYYPGATPMVLKLVFSPEDGKIYGGQIVGYSGVDKRIEMIAGVLRRGGTIEDLTELEQAYAPPYSSSKDPVNILGFTAENVLLGRSNHTNWKELHELIEKKEPNLFLLDVRTPDEYNLGSLPEAVNIPKEEVRTSLDRIPKDKKVVVYCGVGLRAYLVERILKQNGYRDVSILSGGMKVYKAAVADQNNRDLFTQYETGYAPSGESAAKSVLSSAVTVLEVDACGLQCPGPILKLKTEIEKIKPGERLLQKASDPGFARDVKSWCNMTGNKLVSLKEEKGIIEAVIQRSGEEAASQATPSGVHIAKNTGNELTLICFSDDMDKALASLVIANGALASGKKVTIFYTFWGLSIIKKRNKPRVSKGFMGKMFGMMLPGHNGKLKLSKLNMGGIGASMMKGIMKKQKIDTLENMLQTAIDGGLRIIACQMSMDVMGVKREELIDKAEIGGVANYLEAASSAGINLFI from the coding sequence ATGACATATCTAATCGTAGGCGGTGTTGCCGGTGGAGCCGCCACCGCGGCGCGGCTGAGAAGAAACGACGAAAAAGCGGCCATTATCATATTTGAGCGGGGGGATTATATCTCCTATGCCAACTGCGGCCTTCCCTATTATTTGGGCGGAACAATCAAGGAGCGGGAAAGTCTCTTTGTCGAAACCCCGGAAAGCTTCAAGAAGACACTGGATGTGGATGTCCGCATATCCAGCGAAGTCGTAGATATAGATACAGAGACAAAAACCGTCGGCGTCAAAGATCTCAAGAGCGGCAGGGAGTATCGGGAATCCTACGATGCGCTGATCCTTTCCCCAGGAGCAGAGCCCCTGCGACCGCCGATACCGGGAATCGATTCAGAACGGATTTTCGCCCTGCGAAACGTACCCGATGTGGATCGCCTCAAGGGCTTCGTCGATGCGAATCAGCCAAAGCGGGCAGTGGTCGTCGGAGCAGGCTTTATCGGCATGGAGGTGGCGGAAAACCTCTACGACCGGGGAGTAAACGTCACCATCGTTGAACTTGCCAATCAGGTCATGGCACCCCTGGATTTTGAGATGGCGGCCCAGGTTCATGACCACCTCAAGATGAAAGGGGTCGAACTCTACCTTTCAGACGGTGTAAAGGAGTTTGCTGATCGAGAGGGAAAGCTGGATATCACCCTTAACAGCGGAACCTCCATTGTTGCCGACATGGCGGTTCTTTCCATCGGCGTACGCCCGGAAACAAGTCTTGCGAAAAAGGCGGGGCTGGACACTGGGAAAGGGATACTTGTCAATGAATATATGGAAACCTCCGCAAAAGGGGTCTACGCCCTTGGGGATGCAGCCGAATTCCGCGAACCCCTGACAGGGGCCCCGGGGATTACCCCCTTGGCAGGTCCGGCTGGAAAGCAAGCAAGGATTCTGGCGGACAATCTCGTCTATGGCAAGAAGAAGAGGTACAAGGGTGCCATAGGAACCTCCGTTGCAAGGATTTTCGATATGACCGTAGCCTCCACAGGCGCGGCCTGGAAGGTTCTCGACAGGGAAAAAATTCCTGCCATCAGCGTTGTAACCCACGGCCATTCCCATGCAGGTTACTACCCGGGAGCCACTCCCATGGTACTCAAGCTGGTCTTTTCGCCGGAAGACGGTAAGATTTACGGCGGGCAGATCGTCGGCTATTCCGGCGTGGATAAGCGAATAGAGATGATCGCCGGGGTGCTGAGGAGAGGCGGTACCATCGAAGATCTGACAGAACTCGAGCAGGCATACGCTCCTCCCTACTCTTCCTCGAAGGATCCGGTGAACATTCTCGGATTTACTGCGGAAAACGTTCTTTTGGGGCGCAGCAACCATACAAACTGGAAAGAGCTTCATGAGCTTATCGAAAAGAAGGAGCCAAACCTCTTCCTTCTCGACGTAAGGACTCCCGACGAATACAACCTTGGCTCACTACCGGAGGCAGTCAATATTCCAAAGGAAGAGGTCAGAACAAGCCTCGATCGAATTCCAAAAGACAAGAAAGTTGTGGTCTACTGTGGCGTCGGACTGCGGGCCTATCTGGTCGAGCGCATCCTGAAGCAAAACGGCTACAGGGATGTAAGTATCCTTTCAGGAGGTATGAAGGTCTACAAGGCGGCGGTGGCAGATCAGAACAACCGGGATCTTTTTACCCAATACGAAACAGGCTATGCCCCATCCGGGGAAAGCGCAGCCAAATCCGTGCTCTCGTCGGCGGTGACGGTACTGGAGGTTGACGCCTGCGGTCTCCAATGTCCCGGCCCCATTCTGAAGCTGAAAACAGAAATTGAGAAGATCAAACCTGGAGAACGGCTCCTCCAAAAGGCTTCCGATCCGGGATTTGCCCGCGATGTCAAATCCTGGTGCAACATGACGGGAAACAAGCTGGTAAGCCTCAAGGAAGAAAAAGGGATCATAGAGGCGGTTATTCAGCGCTCAGGCGAGGAGGCTGCAAGCCAGGCAACGCCATCCGGCGTTCATATTGCAAAGAATACGGGAAACGAGCTGACCCTCATCTGTTTTTCCGACGATATGGATAAAGCCCTGGCATCCCTGGTCATTGCCAACGGAGCCCTGGCATCGGGCAAGAAGGTTACCATCTTCTATACCTTCTGGGGCCTGAGCATCATCAAAAAACGGAACAAACCCCGTGTCTCGAAGGGCTTCATGGGCAAGATGTTCGGGATGATGCTTCCCGGCCACAACGGGAAACTGAAACTCTCGAAACTCAACATGGGCGGAATCGGCGCCTCCATGATGAAAGGGATCATGAAAAAACAGAAGATCGATACCCTGGAGAATATGCTTCAGACCGCCATTGATGGGGGCCTTCGCATCATAGCCTGCCAGATGTCCATGGATGTCATGGGTGTCAAGCGCGAGGAGCTTATCGATAAGGCCGAAATTGGCGGTGTTGCTAACTACCTGGAAGCCGCCAGCAGCGCAGGAATCAACCTTTTTATCTAA
- a CDS encoding type II toxin-antitoxin system VapC family toxin gives MIVVLDPSAAVEILLKRNNSTILQRLLIEAETVISPDLYIAEISNVAWKYYKLAKYSHEQTISLAEDGINLIDTFIPTNELWKESLREAINNDHPVYDCLYAVCARRTDGVLLTMDERLKALSKELKIDIR, from the coding sequence ATGATTGTTGTGTTGGATCCATCCGCGGCCGTAGAAATTCTCTTAAAAAGAAACAATTCTACTATTCTTCAAAGGCTGCTCATTGAAGCTGAAACAGTTATCAGTCCTGATCTTTACATTGCAGAAATTTCAAATGTTGCTTGGAAATACTATAAACTTGCAAAATATTCTCATGAGCAAACGATCTCTCTGGCTGAAGATGGGATCAATCTGATTGATACCTTTATCCCAACAAATGAACTTTGGAAAGAATCATTGAGAGAAGCAATCAATAATGATCATCCTGTATATGATTGTTTGTACGCAGTTTGTGCGAGAAGAACCGATGGTGTATTGCTGACAATGGATGAACGCTTAAAAGCCTTATCAAAGGAATTAAAAATAGATATTCGTTAG
- a CDS encoding NADase-type glycan-binding domain-containing protein, with translation MKKEVFILVLLSLITRILFADEQEDFKRIIEKNTGYYYCEKENKIVHLSISEENYLVTKIISFNFNTNTMRNSAVGSVNIFYNDRYFYKTKACFEIEGDAILSYNYLSDVYVPIKYTTDEELIRYMKENTVRKFACIIGNYYDATLRKTFSISKAKDTFKLVVISDNGKKEEDTLELDSTWEASGSVYKMSFFNNELSFYVYEDIDEYSYNPTFKIEEVSKGETDKNINVELYQTSYTFGEDKHKLTVSKDKVIITHGSGWADDYGYDLYSLKVKIFMDEFGYKHVESEGEKFIIIDGEEQNITFNYHGDSLKDDTESVNKVFKTYPTTWTQINYAGRYHNINGGYFDNVKASSTLKDKYHEYVPEGTMKVFNPSENPRFWVKDNIPWVEGKADDGIGESIEFDIIPTDWRAVVGIDLRILNGYVDPLRPHLFYENNRIKRALIETDTGFTTEIQFNDAIEFTSVKLPKETQHVKLTIEEVYSGTKYRDTCITAFDMYYDLWNK, from the coding sequence ATGAAAAAAGAGGTATTTATATTAGTTCTGTTGAGTTTGATAACAAGAATCTTATTTGCCGATGAACAGGAAGATTTTAAAAGGATTATCGAGAAAAACACCGGCTATTATTATTGCGAAAAAGAAAATAAAATTGTCCATTTATCTATTTCAGAAGAGAATTATCTGGTGACAAAAATAATTTCTTTTAATTTTAATACAAATACAATGAGGAATAGCGCCGTTGGCAGTGTAAATATTTTTTATAATGATAGATATTTTTATAAAACTAAAGCCTGTTTTGAAATTGAAGGCGATGCAATTCTTTCATATAATTATCTGTCTGATGTATATGTCCCCATTAAATATACAACTGATGAAGAACTCATCAGGTATATGAAAGAAAATACAGTTAGAAAATTCGCATGTATAATTGGAAACTATTATGATGCAACCTTAAGAAAAACTTTCTCCATCTCAAAAGCAAAAGACACTTTTAAACTTGTTGTCATTTCTGATAACGGTAAAAAAGAGGAAGATACATTAGAACTTGACAGCACGTGGGAGGCTTCTGGTTCTGTTTATAAGATGTCCTTTTTCAATAATGAATTAAGTTTTTATGTTTATGAGGACATTGATGAATATAGCTACAACCCTACCTTTAAAATTGAAGAAGTATCAAAAGGAGAAACAGATAAAAATATAAATGTTGAACTTTACCAAACTTCTTACACTTTTGGGGAAGATAAGCACAAGCTTACTGTTTCTAAAGACAAAGTTATTATTACCCATGGCTCAGGATGGGCAGATGATTATGGATATGATTTGTATTCCTTAAAGGTCAAAATTTTCATGGACGAATTTGGGTATAAGCATGTCGAGAGCGAGGGGGAAAAGTTTATAATTATTGATGGAGAAGAGCAAAATATTACTTTTAACTATCATGGAGATTCTTTGAAAGATGATACCGAATCAGTTAACAAAGTATTTAAAACTTATCCTACGACATGGACACAAATTAATTATGCCGGTAGATATCACAACATCAATGGTGGTTATTTTGATAATGTAAAGGCGTCTTCTACTTTGAAAGACAAATACCATGAATATGTTCCTGAAGGCACAATGAAAGTTTTCAATCCAAGTGAAAACCCGCGATTTTGGGTAAAGGATAATATTCCGTGGGTTGAAGGAAAAGCTGATGACGGAATTGGAGAGTCAATTGAGTTTGATATTATCCCAACAGATTGGCGTGCTGTTGTTGGAATTGATCTACGTATTCTAAATGGCTATGTAGATCCTCTAAGACCTCACTTATTCTATGAAAATAATAGAATAAAGAGAGCTTTGATAGAAACAGATACAGGATTTACAACTGAGATTCAGTTTAATGATGCAATTGAGTTCACAAGTGTAAAACTTCCTAAAGAAACTCAGCATGTAAAGCTTACAATCGAGGAAGTATATAGCGGAACAAAATACCGTGACACATGTATCACAGCATTTGATATGTACTACGATTTATGGAACAAGTAG